In one window of Henckelia pumila isolate YLH828 chromosome 1, ASM3356847v2, whole genome shotgun sequence DNA:
- the LOC140875782 gene encoding aspartyl protease family protein At5g10770-like encodes MKSFPSLFLIFLWCFSNQIHALQGPKSASETHFHTVQLSSLLPASACTDPPTTKGLNKRESTLKVFHRHGPCFRQGKDDSAATVPSLSEIFSDDQSRVDSIHARLAPKSNTNKVDLPAKSGQTLRSANYVVSIGLGTPARSLSLIFDTGSDLTWTQCEPCIRSCYQQQDPIFNPSTSRTYSNISCTSPKCSQLASATGHKPDCLSGSTCIYLMQYGDSSFSAGYFSSDKLTLSPTDVIPNFLFGCGQYNEGLFGSTSGIIGLGRGPLSLISQTPPKYGKYFSYCLPSVSSLTGHLSLGKSAPLKNVRFTRFASSQRGASYYFIDIIAISVGGRQLPISQSVFKIAGTIIDSGTVITRLPPGAYSVLSSTFKQAMSRYYPSAPAFSILDTCFDVSNSRAVTVPKVAFTFGGNVVVDLAPQGILIVAKPSVVCLAFAANNAATDVGIFGNTQQKTLEVVYDVAGGNLGFGPAGCR; translated from the exons ATGAAATCATTTCCTTCACTTTTCCTCATTTTTCTTTGGTGTTTTTCAAACCAAATTCATGCTTTGCAAGGGCCAAAATCTGCCTCTGAAACCCATTTTCACACTGTTCAATTAAGCTCCCTTTTACCAGCTTCTGCCTGCACTGATCCCCCGACAACCAAAG GTCTCAACAAGAGGGAATCAACGCTCAAAGTTTTTCACCGGCACGGTCCATGTTTCCGACAAGGTAAAGACGATAGCGCCGCCACAGTGCCATCCCTAAGCGAAATCTTTTCCGACGATCAATCCAGAGTGGACTCGATCCATGCCCGACTGGCTCCAAAATCGAACACAAACAAAGTCGACCTACCCGCGAAATCTGGCCAAACCCTCCGTTCCGCGAACTACGTGGTGAGCATTGGCCTTGGGACCCCGGCAAGGTCCCTGTCCCTCATCTTCGACACCGGTAGCGACCTGACGTGGACTCAGTGCGAGCCCTGCATCCGGTCTTGCTACCAACAACAAGATCCAATCTTCAACCCTTCGACATCGAGAACGTACTCGAATATATCATGCACTTCCCCTAAATGCTCTCAACTCGCATCGGCCACAGGACACAAACCCGACTGTCTCTCTGGCTCTACTTGCATATACTTGATGCAATACGGCGATTCGTCCTTCTCAGCCGGATACTTTAGCAGCGATAAACTGACTCTGTCACCAACTGATGTGATACCGAATTTCCTGTTTGGCTGTGGCCAATACAACGAAGGATTGTTTGGCAGCACTTCAGGGATAATAGGCTTAGGCAGAGGCCCTTTATCACTAATCTCCCAAACACCTCCAAAATATGGCAAATACTTCTCTTATTGCCTTCCATCAGTTTCAAGCTTAACAGGACACTTATCACTAGGCAAAAGTGCGCCTTTAAAGAACGTAAGATTCACCCGGTTCGCTAGCTCACAGCGGGGCGCATCCTACTACTTCATCGATATAATCGCTATATCCGTTGGCGGTCGCCAGCTACCCATCAGCCAATCCGTTTTCAAGATTGCTGGAACCATTATAGACTCCGGGACTGTCATAACACGACTCCCGCCCGGAGCGTACAGCGTGCTGAGCTCGACATTCAAGCAGGCAATGAGCAGGTACTACCCGAGCGCACCGGCCTTTTCGATCCTCGACACTTGCTTCGACGTGAGCAATTCCAGAGCCGTGACTGTTCCAAAGGTGGCTTTCACCTTCGGCGGCAATGTGGTGGTTGATTTGGCTCCACAGGGGATCCTCATCGTGGCGAAGCCATCTGTAGTGTGCCTTGCTTTCGCGGCGAACAACGCCGCCACTGATGTTGGGATATTTGGAAACACTCAGCAGAAGACACTGGAAGTGGTGTATGATGTTGCTGGTGGAAACTTGGGATTTGGCCCTGCTGGCTGTCGCTAA